The sequence TCTTTTCAATCACTTATTCCAAATGGAAATAAGCTTACTGACCCCTGTAATGGCTCAACCCCCTGGCCAGGGGTAGGTCATGAAGCTATGGGAGGTGGTGGACTTCTAAATCCATTTGGACACGACTTCAACATCACTGGGAAGGTACAGTAGTTATAATTTTTATACTGTGGAGTGCTTTAAATTCGTGGGGTAAATATTTGGCGGATGCTTATTTATGGGACATATTCTCTGACTTTATTAATTTCTTGGATCACTGATTCCTAAAATTCCTGAATTATTCTTACTATATAAGTATGTCAATGAATAATTCGCTGGAGTTTACAAATAAATCTTAacagaaatattcatttattagTATACTTTCCCATTTAGCAAGGacgtctcacttataaatccttgcattTAGAAATCATTTTGACGTCTTACCAGCAAATACAACAGGTCGTTACAAACTCTAAAAACTGTTTCGTGGTATttgaaacatatatgtattttcatcatttatcaAAGAATAAATATAGATTATATTTCTATGTAGCCAAACAATTTTCTTATGATTTTAATTACGTATTACCGCATTTTACCGAATTAAGCGGACATTAGCGCGTGGACGATGTTTCGCGATTTCGTGGGACAATGCTATCATCATGAAAATTCTATCCATGTACTTgtaagaaatattaaaaatcataaattcCCTGATATCCTAATCACGAAAATTAAAACCCGTTAGAATTTAATGAAGTCTAAAATCGCGGAAATTTTGACCCGCTTAAATGAGAGGCAGTATCACAGTAATATCATAGTTTGTGTTATATACTCTATCGATATGTTTTCTATTGTTATAGGTATGGAACACCGCCCTGTGTGAAATGGACTCGGATGGAGACGGAGTCTCCAACGGAGAGGAACTCGGCGACCCAAATTGTGAATGGACACCGGGGTTAAGTCCAGCCGGTCAACCAACTGGTCATCCAGGTATGTTTCATTCCCTACTGGTCATCCAGTTATGTTTTATTCCATAAATTAGTCAACTTATCTGCTGGACTGGGCAAAGAGATATTACGCCAACGTGTACACGATTGTgtgaaatatatacaaaattcaaattttgtttgagTGACGACTTTATAAAACTGACCATGACTAAAGACACAGGTAAAATGTGTTCAGACAAATTCAGATCTAAATCAAGTCAATTTTATCTTAAAGGAATAACAAATCATGCAGTCGACGTAAACATGATCAGAAATTACTTGAAATTGACATAGATTCATCTATGTAAATTGACGATTTTTTGAGATATAGcaaaaagattattttataaGTCATAAGACACAGATGACATTGTTGCTCTACAGGTGTCTGTGAGCCCTGGAGTGACCCTTTATGTCTGCAAAAGAACAGATTCTACCAATGTATGACAGAAAACTTTACATGTGACGCCATCAACGATCCAGGTAAGACAAAAAGTTTTATACTAAATCAGTACGGCTAATTTTCACGTAGTTAGCAGGGAATTTGAATTCGCGAGAATTAATCAGGCTCCGTACATTTATAACTTGTTTGTCATTCACTTTATTTGTATTTCAGACGTTCGAGATTTGGTTGTTAGGTTCCCGGTTACACAGGTTCCTGTAGAAGAAACAACCTACATGTGCATGAATTTTGCCTTACCTGCCGACCAGGATTATCACGTGATCGCAGATAGAGGTTCAATCGATAACCAATTCGTCATACATCATATCATAGTCCACGGATGTACAGTTGATGGTTTGTACATACATTGAACCTTGTCTTAGGGACCACCTCTGTTTAAAAATTATCTGTGTATCAAGACCACTTGACTATACCACCATTTTTGGTCCCTTTTGGTGGTCTTTACAGACATCATAAATGTCATTTGAAACTTTGATAGTAATAATCTTTTACAGAACACGAAAACGCTTACCATTGAAATGCGTATGAAGCATAAAAATATAAGATAAGTAGATCGTTATATCATTAGCTCGGTcggaaaaatgaaattttcctaaaataatatagaataaagaaatattcaaaatggCGTTTGGTTTCGTTACACATTCCATTtatgtatgaaataatttacAAACTAACCTATTTTGCAGTAGTTGATGTTTTCGTTTACATTTCAAACGATTAAGTTAATTCAgcaatttacaattttaaaaaacgTTATGTAACGAGTAGCTAAAACATTATTGTAGCCAGCGGCGTAGCTAGGTCTGGATAGGCCTGCATGCATGGGGGTGCAGCgtccaggggcgaagccccggtaCGGGGTATGGGGGGCAAAGCCCCGGTACGGGGtatggggggcgaagccccccagaagctgacgggaaattgttacaatgtagtaaccattttacttctTTGGTAACTTTTAACGTATTTACCAATGGTTAAATGGTGGTCACGATATTTAGgtgataaccatgcaaaactatatacattgtatacattctAGACTCTCGtgacaagtgctcgaacaaaaaacacTGATTTTggctgtaaatattaaattagtaagtaatgggagaattttgtgttattttaactgatgaaaaaataaaagacaacTATTTCGTGACACCGGAAATCACGGATTAACACGCGTACGCGTTTTAACGTGGCGTGAAGTGAACCAAAATTGATCAATTCACTTTTTCGTCACTAAGgccaagaacatgttgcaattgctTTAATTAAGTTGTTTTGCTATCACTTTAAGAtgattatatgtttttagaatatttctaacttttcatgcgatgttgtttattttggtattcgttataagtgtttcccgattcaaaatccacaatTGCTTGAGGGATTTTGGTAAAGACGTCTTCTTCTTTAGTTTAAATCTAATATTGTCTTCgaaaaaattcaaacatatttaacaacttgcttggtaaccggaaatatatagactattctaataaatttccagaatggccaatcctcaagtctttcaaatgtgcacaaagttatgtcAGGCATACAGTTtggcatatcatatgtatttatacataattctgcagcgttacgtgtattcaaatgttgtgttttttttctgaatgtaagtcagattattttttgcatgcttgagcatgcaagcatgcacgggcgctacgccactggTAGCTTATCATTTTCGCGAATTCAAATTGCCGCGTAATATGAGATGTTTATCGCACACGGAATGACGTTGATTAAAATTCTTATTGATCTTCTAACAGATGTAACTGAACTAAACAATCCGTTAATGACTCCCTACGCCTGTGGTATGGCTGGAGAACAGAAATGTCGGGAGATGTTTGCCGGCTGGAGTGTTGGAATGGAAGGGTTCTGTCACCATGAGGATGCGGGAGTCAGAATAGGACCTACTGGTTATAGATATGCTGTAATGCAGGTAACAGAATATAGTCGGTAATTCGAGTTCATGATGTTCACCTTACGAGACACGGGGACGATATGCACATCCATTTATGATTTCtaaatagtttttgttttttgaccAGTCATAAGTCTAATGAAAGTTATTTCAATGTGAAAcgttaaatattttgattggttGCTATTTTTAGACCGGTAAAAATATTACTTTCATATGTCGGTAATTCAAGGTCATGATGCTCACCTAACGAGACCAGTGGACAATACACAtccattttattattaaaaaatgttttatcctGTCGCATTGGGCCAGTCTTTCGTGTTTCTTATTTCAATGTCagatatttaatgtttttgatTTGTTGCTATTTTAAGACCACCTGACATAAGATTAGCCACATAATCCACGTGATCTTAAGGATTATTTAAAATGACAGGTATTATATTTTGCTGAAAAGATAAGCATATTTATCGGATCAATTAAATCACTTGATACTAAAATCATTTCGTGTTAACGTTGCATATGTATGATTCTTTCTTTTTAAATGTGTGTACCTGTAGATGCACTGGAACAACCCGACAAAGGAGCGTGATCAGACTGACAGTTCGGGCATGACTTTGTACTACACCCCCGTGTTACGGCAATACGACCTGGGTAACCTCATGATAGGAGAACACATCTTCCGTATTCCTCCAGGGGAATCTAGTTATACAGTGGAATCAGAATGTAGTTCCAGTAGTTCGGCCAGCTTGATGAACAGTTCTATTTATATCATAAGTGGATTGAACCACATGCATTACATGGGTGAGActtctttttttctgatttcCAAGAAAGCGTACTTGGGTGACGGGGTGTAGTGTTTAAGACACTCATCATTCACGTCGGGGTTTCTCAACGCACCTCGGTGTCCTTCCACTTTAATACCCCTCACACGCTTATGTCCTGGCCATCgaaagtgatatatatataagttacttatattatttgttttgcatgtctatttgtatttgttttaaaattctgattggatgctGCTAGGTTCCGGCGACCAATGAAAACGGGGCTTTTATATGTCTACATGACTGTCAATAACAGCTCCTAGCGAAGGTTTATTACtgactatttaaaaaaatcaatgttttaaatgaaatactTGGACACAATATGTTaatctttggtattttgaatctgtcgcAAACAACATGCGTGTTTCTGAGGGCGCTGCCATTTTTCAACCATACATTAAATATGAGGTTTTTAATTGTATAATGGAAGGGGCGCAACTGTGATTATTCAGCAGGTGGCTTCAATTTTGACGCGAGATCCGCCAAGGGTTACAGCTAGAACCAGTATACGTACCCGgtctactatacctttcggacgggtacgaaatggtgcctatgtgtcgtagtggagcactgcctcagaatATCATTCGGGCACAAtacttttttgtatgttttaagcgtatatatacaattatatattacttttgtCCACAACTAACATAACGAACTTTCTTTATATCTATcataccgctcacaagacgtcaaattcacaatttgtagacCTGCCGTATAGTTTTTCTTCGACAGGAcctttaaatttatatttgaaaaaatgtatcatctttgtgaattttatattttatacaatttagTTTTATTACCTAGTAGGTCattgatatcaaacaagtacgatataATATTTATAGACGCTTTAAGAATGATTTTCACAATCATTTATTTCCTCCATTAGCAGGAATGGGCActaattgtagctctaaagacgacaccattacctgtctaaagtcttttgagctacaatattgcagctaggttACAGTGAGAGCATCagactgaatacccttggctagcgaagttgtaTCTTACCACATGAAACGTAATTTGTATAGAAATGTGTTCAATGGTATTCTATATATTCAAATAGTGTCTTTTACTTATATCAGTTCTTATGTTCGTTTTGTAGGTAAAACCATGACGACATACCACACCCCATCAGGAGGTGTTGAACAAGCTATCATGGACGACCCACATTATAGTTACGATAACCCAGTCACACACACGTAAGTCTTAGAGGCTCAAGAGTGTAACTCTCCAAAATGGTGTTTTTGACAGACATAATAAATTACTGTTAATGCATTTTTGGAAGGTAAATTAAACATTGAAATACCGTATCGCCGGTTATTGTCGCGATTTGGCAGGACATATATTATGATAATCTGGTGCTTTCTCTCAATTCGTCcgttattgtttaaaaaaaaaaaatctaaatttttaaattaatgttGGTTAAATATGATTATAATATGTTTTTGCAGATTTCCCACACCGTTGAAGGTCAACCCTGGAGATGCGTTGAGAACAAAATGTACGTTTAGTTCCTTACGTAAGGCTCTGACGACCACCAGCGGCGAGTCGACCTCCCAGGAAATGTGTTATAGCTTTTTATTTTACTACCCTAAAACGTCATTTGAGGAAGGAGAATGTACAACTGTCATGGGACTACCGCTGCATTTAGTCAGAGATGACACGAAATTGATCGAAGGATGCCAGTTAAAATCTTTTCTCGGAAATCTGACAAATTTTGAGGATATGTTTAATAAGGTAAATAGATCACTTTGATTGTCCTTAGACACGCtaacattaacatttaaatttatttactgtaaataaCGCTATTTTTGCGTACACAATATTTCGCGTTATGTTAAACTTATTGGCAAGTGCATATAAATTCGCGTTCAAGAGGTTTCAATGCCAATATTGCAATCGTTAATAGATGGTGGTAGTAATTCTAATgatattatatctttatttaagcGGTTTAGTTTTTATCATATGGTCGACGTTTCATTGCACATTTGGTGGAATTTGTAACTGTTATCTTAATTACAAACCAAAGGTTTCAGAAGTCACATGCTTTTATCATTCCTGGCTCAGAAACATAAAACTTCGCAAATTGTACATTTTACTACTtgcaacatttttttaaaaatttatattttgatttcacCTTCAGCTTACAACGCGATGTGAACCTTTCTTCTGTCGAAAGGAGTGtaaagagtatttgatggaaCTGGGACAAAATCCTTGTTTGCAGGGAAAAGTCAAAGCTTATGTTGACTATTTACTCAATACTAATGGCGCTACCAGTAAAATGGCGCTCTACCACTCCTGTGATACAGAGATAGCGCTGGAGGGTGTCGAACCCTGTACCTGTACAACTGCCTAATTTAGAGTTTGTATATTGGTGAGATTCGCTGTAGTTACATATTTGTCAGATAAATGAATGCAAACCTCTTTCTTTTTCCATTGCTATTTTTACTCTCACAAAACATAGAGATTCAGTAAAGTGGAATAACCCGTTTATATTTAAGGTTAAATTATCTCTCCTTGACCATGTAATCTGCATGCACCCATATATCCGTTTTTCAATCAACTTTTACAAGTCGATCATTATGTTATAGGGGGTTACGTGTTTTAAAACTTTGTTGTCATAGTTTGGACACGGTTGTCTTGGTTGTTTCTGGAGAGGacgaaatgtttaaaaaaaatcaccaaaatATTTTGCGACTGTTTAATACAGAATCATAATATTACAAGAAGCTCGAAAAAATACCAAGATACTTGCCAGATATATTCTTGTTAGTTTAAATACCAAATTATATGGAAAGCATTCTTTGCTTTGGTCACAAGTTAACAATGACACTTTATAGTGTTGTTGGTTTGAATTCTATAAAGATGATTCAAAACCATAttaaacgaaatattttttttcgatGTTTGTTACCAAAATTTAAACAGTACAAACGCCTCTTCTTGTACAAATTTTCCGCCTGTTGGCCATCCTCAGTTACAGAGTAACATAAACAAGCTATGTAAAGTTAATCTTGAACTTCTTGTTATCTTGAGTTTGTTACCATATTTTCTCCACTTCTGAAGGAAGTGTTACTTGAAAAATCGGTCGATAAAACAGTATATATTTAATTGCCTTTTATTACATATGGTTTTAATGTCTGTTGCTGTAAATTTCGTGTATATGTATACCTTTGACAGATCGTCTTCTACTATATCagcctcgatactccagggattattatcactgtcgttatatccacccctggaatatgtcatattAGAATGAAGACAGTTTaggaaaacaagaggcccatgggccttaacggtcacctgagttagaatatataattaaagaaataatgaaacaaattaaagacatataaacactatatgctgggccttgaagttggtcagtgatttataaatttgactttttagactatgaagagtatttgcctccatcaaacctgtgaatttagaggtattttttttaaattttaatcattttgaccctgtttggtcctgcccctctggtcccccagggggtcatcgaggacggatatggatgttaaaatgctatatcttaggctaataattctaatcaagtatgactcatttcctacgaaaattgggcaaataatgttcacaaatatgtttttcctatataaactaaagtaaacttgacccctccctagggggtaaagtgagaccccaaggtcatataattcacaatttttataaaacattttaagacctttccatctataattatttgattctactatatccagaattttagaagatttttgaagttttagcctatttgacccttttttagacCCGCCTCtatgcccccagggggtcggccaggaccaatgtgaatatgatatttaaatgctatctcaggcttataattctaaccaagtttggctcgtttccaatgaaaattgagcaaaacatgctcataaatgtgtttttcctaaataaacaatagtaaacttgaccccctccccaaggggaaacaggagaccccaggatcatataatttacaatttttataaacaaactttaagaccttttcatctataaagtgtatttttttataccatttccagaattttaaaagaatatttttgaagttttagcctatttgaccttttttggccccgccccactgcccccagggggtcggcctggaccaatatggatatgatattaaaatgctatctcaggctaataattctaaccaagtttgactcatttccaatgaaaattgagcaaaacatgctcataaatgttttttccctatataaactatagtaaacttgaccccctccccagggggaaacgtgagaccccagggtcatataattcacaatttttgtaaaggaccttcagacctttctatttatgaaaagtatttgattctaccatttccagaacttcagaagaagatttttgaagttttagcctatttgaccccttttgaccccgcccctaaggcccctgggggtcagtcatagaaaatttgttaataggattaaatggccatctcatactgataattctgacaacatttgactcatttcctattacaaatgaccaaataatgcgcaaaaatgtgttttcccaatataaactatagtaaacttaaccccctccccagggggaaacttgagaccccagggtcatataattcacaatttttgtaaaggaccttaagacctttctatctatgaagagtatttgattctaccacatctgtgagtagagaagaagatttttgaaattttactcaattttaccccttttggcccctcccacagccccctgggggtggggaccatataattcacaattttgattggccttatgccttagaaggtttgtgcaaaatttcattgaaattgcttcagcagttttggagaagaagtcgaaaatgtaaattgtttacggacatacgacggacgacggacgacgcccgacgcacgacggacgacggacgacgacggacaaaaggcgattagaataggtcacttgagacttcgtctcaggtgacctaaaaacttgTCCAAGCACATGTCTGCAGATACTTTTTTAAAGATGCGCAACTACAAATCCACACAATGCACATCAAAGGACCTTACTACCTGCCCATTTGTTGTTGCACACCGACTGACAGTTCATATAATGATGGAGTCTGATATAATTCTACAAAAGGACAAATACAGTACATAGTCtgtttttttcatcaaaactcTTGTTCATTATGTTATTCGATAATTAACAGATACTCCATTTTTCAATACTGATGTATTCGTATTTGAATAGCTACAGTAATAATGTAACCGATATCTTTGATTATGCGTGTgcgtgaaaaatatcaaaacattttttgtattgaATTTCTCTAATGATTCATAAAAACTGTTTTCTGACCTCAGACGTTGTCTAAATGCGTAGATATGtcacattttcatgtttttacaGTTAAGAGGCGACTTACTAAGAACCTGACTAATTACAGGGGTCCTTTGAACATGACTTAGATCGTGAAACCTCCAGattgaattaatatttttctacaCCACCATATGTtatatagagtacagtataacttgtagAATCCGGCATATTTGTCTCAATTAATATTGATAGGAACCTTTATAGTCCGGAAATATAACTAAACGGGCCAAATATGCTGGTCCCGGCGACATCCAGTTTAGACAAGCTGGGTGACAACAAGTCAGGACATGATAAAAGGCAACATACAATTTAGCtgattttaatagaaaaaaaccTTCATATTTTTATGACGAAACACagattaaaaatattgaaaataatgatacaaaaataGATTCTGTGGAAAGTTGTACAACGGGTGAAAATGGGATTCATTAAGAACGGAACGTTTGTACagtatttttgtaaaaatatgtaaatattatataaaacgaAAACTTATGCTCAATTCAGAATCTGAACACGTCATGCTTATGACAACACTGCAGTGTAGAAGAGGGTCATTCCAGGGCTGTCCGTGTGATCACTTCTCTTCGAAAGGTTGTTCCAGTGTATCTACAGTTAATAGTTACAGTTAGTCGTTATCTGTAGTTTGCATTTGTACACTAAAGATAGATATGTcattgcgggtaggtatcgattgctTCGTCAGACTAGTATGAGTTTAcaagcataacgtcatacttttcagagaaaatcgATGTACTTTTCACACAGAAACTAATGACATCACACTATCTAGCTTCCctcaaggacagataactccgTTATAAATCTTATtgaaattgttatcaaattgGCTCCGTAATATGCAAGGACGAAATAGTGAAATATTTCGGAAGTTAATTTGAACTCTAGCTTTACAACATGTTGGCACACAATGAACGTTATTAGCTGCATGGAGGCGTATTTGTATTCATTGGGTCCTATTTTGAATCCAGCATTTTCATTGTGACAAAAGCCCGGGAGCCAGTTTTGTTGCGTTCATTCATTGTTGATTAGAGTCAGAAATTAGTTCCATAGTCTCTAGATTATAATTTTATTACCTTTTCACATTTAAATAATCAAACTGTGTAAATTTGCgtagtttgcaaacaaaatttatttcataacataatgaagttaaaagatagttacatcaatgcttaaaattaatttttcagactaatTGAtcacataaaatacgtttagaCCTACAATTCCATTTGATTTCCAATGgactatttttttctaaatcaacacTCGTCATAGTAATAGTAGTATAAAGAAAAAGTATCTGCCAATTATAAAGTcgaatttagtatgaaaacaaataaaaataatcatatgtctgtgcaatctgattaaaaccagctCTTCAATACGCTTACGCTATGAAGATCTGAGAAAACCCGATAGGAGGTCACGTCCAGGTGACCTTTTGCAACGGAATATTCAAAAGTGgtattagccaatcaaattgcagCTAACAAACGAGACGTCGATTTAGTTTCAAAATGGCGACTGACGAGGCGATTGAAAGTGTGTTACGGTTGTTCGAAGTATATGGCGTAAGCGCATTGAAGagctggttttaatcagattgatttctGTGGTGatcatttgttttaattccACTCGTCATTTCAACGTCATACTTGGTTAGTTAGGTTGATTTATCAggtcaacgtcctattaacagccaaggacGTTTTCCCGTGTATATGGTGTCTTGGGTGcatgaagtgcgaggtgcgtggtctgggaaactgcggtatatttgtgttgtatctTGTATAGTGCTACACAATGTCTAAATAATTCAAATGAAAGTCCGATGAATACTAACCGTCATTGGGACATCCGTTGACTATAATATGTTGCATGAAAAACACATTGTCAATTAGTCCTCTGTCTGCGATCACGTGATTTCTGACAGGTGTGGAATATATTCTTTTCTGAACACTTGGAATCACTCATTGGTTCACAAAAACCTGCAATTGAACACAACATCAGAC is a genomic window of Argopecten irradians isolate NY chromosome 10, Ai_NY, whole genome shotgun sequence containing:
- the LOC138333579 gene encoding dopamine beta-hydroxylase-like, with amino-acid sequence MRSACLLLILKAIVFSCIHGYPSFQSLIPNGNKLTDPCNGSTPWPGVGHEAMGGGGLLNPFGHDFNITGKVWNTALCEMDSDGDGVSNGEELGDPNCEWTPGLSPAGQPTGHPGVCEPWSDPLCLQKNRFYQCMTENFTCDAINDPDVRDLVVRFPVTQVPVEETTYMCMNFALPADQDYHVIADRGSIDNQFVIHHIIVHGCTVDDVTELNNPLMTPYACGMAGEQKCREMFAGWSVGMEGFCHHEDAGVRIGPTGYRYAVMQMHWNNPTKERDQTDSSGMTLYYTPVLRQYDLGNLMIGEHIFRIPPGESSYTVESECSSSSSASLMNSSIYIISGLNHMHYMGKTMTTYHTPSGGVEQAIMDDPHYSYDNPVTHTFPTPLKVNPGDALRTKCTFSSLRKALTTTSGESTSQEMCYSFLFYYPKTSFEEGECTTVMGLPLHLVRDDTKLIEGCQLKSFLGNLTNFEDMFNKLTTRCEPFFCRKECKEYLMELGQNPCLQGKVKAYVDYLLNTNGATSKMALYHSCDTEIALEGVEPCTCTTA